A region of Cardinium endosymbiont of Sogatella furcifera DNA encodes the following proteins:
- a CDS encoding Rpn family recombination-promoting nuclease/putative transposase, with translation MLDFLSANLPSDLFIKIDQENLELTNKSFVDPVGRRGESDLVFKTSINGKEGYLYVLTEHQSTEDPYMPLRFLEYNVQLIRQHLKENGNVSLPVILNNCIYNGNKPYKGSNSLLSMFSDPELAKSCMFDRFHLVDLYSTSEDELLSYKKAAFAAMVLKQGIYRSFHQWFTDHMRLIVDLLEKDYIGYADQAFLYILQVDDQPDLLETIKKSNPKLKEIAMSVAEKLRQEGEKKGIKKGRQEGIRIGQEKGKLEGKLEGEAEKAFSIAKSMILRGYPIEDIIALTGLSPSRIQELV, from the coding sequence ATGCTAGATTTTCTATCTGCCAATCTGCCTTCCGATCTATTTATCAAAATAGATCAAGAAAATTTAGAATTGACTAATAAGAGCTTTGTGGATCCAGTGGGTAGAAGAGGAGAATCTGATTTAGTATTCAAAACCAGTATAAATGGGAAAGAAGGGTACTTATATGTACTTACCGAACACCAGTCTACAGAAGATCCATATATGCCACTAAGGTTCCTAGAATACAACGTTCAACTAATACGCCAACATTTAAAAGAGAATGGAAATGTGTCTCTTCCAGTTATCCTAAATAACTGTATATATAACGGCAATAAACCATATAAGGGTTCAAATAGTTTATTATCTATGTTCTCGGATCCTGAACTAGCTAAGTCTTGTATGTTTGACCGTTTTCATCTGGTTGATCTATATAGTACATCTGAAGATGAACTGCTTAGCTATAAAAAGGCTGCTTTTGCAGCCATGGTACTTAAACAAGGAATTTATCGTTCTTTTCATCAGTGGTTTACTGATCATATGAGATTAATTGTAGATCTCCTAGAAAAAGATTATATTGGATATGCTGATCAAGCTTTTTTGTATATTTTACAGGTGGATGACCAGCCAGATTTGTTAGAAACGATTAAAAAATCTAACCCAAAATTAAAGGAAATCGCCATGTCAGTAGCTGAAAAATTAAGGCAAGAAGGAGAGAAAAAAGGTATTAAAAAAGGGAGACAAGAAGGTATCCGAATAGGGCAAGAAAAAGGCAAGCTAGAGGGAAAACTAGAAGGAGAAGCTGAGAAAGCCTTTTCTATCGCCAAATCTATGATTTTGCGTGGCTACCCTATAGAGGATATTATTGCTCTTACTGGTTTGTCTCCATCTCGTATCCAGGAACTTGTCTAG
- a CDS encoding ParA family protein, with protein sequence MQILVANIKGGCGKSTLVSALADLLDADIIDHDNQGTIRVSSSFTGLRVPVTYEKITKKIVLHDTPPYNTGNLKSLIQEADLILIPCKLMYPDLLALRALSDKLKKLNMTQKGVIVFNEIRKPHNNTYKEVKALYESNYSEIKKAKTELSNLISFSRVLSEPITGKALEQIKSLISELNIY encoded by the coding sequence ATGCAAATTTTAGTGGCAAATATAAAAGGTGGGTGTGGAAAAAGCACATTAGTGTCTGCACTAGCAGATTTATTAGACGCTGATATTATTGATCATGATAACCAAGGCACAATACGCGTAAGCTCGTCCTTTACTGGTTTACGTGTCCCAGTAACCTATGAAAAAATAACAAAGAAAATCGTTCTTCACGATACACCACCTTATAATACAGGTAACTTGAAGAGCTTAATACAAGAGGCAGATTTAATACTGATTCCATGTAAACTTATGTACCCAGATTTACTTGCATTAAGAGCGCTTTCGGATAAACTAAAGAAACTTAACATGACACAAAAAGGTGTAATTGTTTTTAATGAAATTCGTAAACCACATAATAATACTTATAAAGAAGTTAAAGCGCTTTATGAATCTAATTATTCAGAAATAAAAAAAGCGAAAACAGAGCTTTCTAATTTAATTAGCTTTAGTAGAGTACTATCTGAACCGATTACTGGTAAGGCATTAGAACAGATTAAATCATTAATTAGTGAATTAAATATATACTAA
- a CDS encoding Tn3 family transposase, translating to MPRRQILSQSERASLLALPEDELTLIRMTYFSEQDLALINTHRKPANRFGFSVLLCYLKNIGIIPDKKSLLSDFLLKHIASRLSLSNELWKDYALGRGTTRREHLVEIYRYLGLKKFTQQIQNDCIAYLIPLATRTDKGILLAQELLKYIQRNCVIIPTIDVLERTCSKAMAAGDKIVFSELNARLIPEHKVILDNLLIASNNHLSRLAWMLQPPGNINGKNVLQHIERLNTIVAMDLPVGIGRLVHQNRLLKLAREGRNMSSRDLTKFSSSRRYAILICVIEEARATLTDEIIDLHERILNSMFSRAKRTQAERLQQTGKLIQSKLYQYIAVGQALTEARESGEDPWTAIEHVIPWQEFITSLEETRFLTKKSNFDPLHIVIEKYSTLRKYAPRMLSVLELNAAPAAQPLADALTVIREMYHKQLRKVPPMAPLDFIPESWRKVIIAPTGINRQYYEFCALNELKGALRSGDIWVKGSRRYKNFDDYLIPKNEFDKLIQNHELPLPGLFYYSEYIGNRLKLLKSRLEEVNDMAVSGNLPDVEISNKGVKVTPLDNSVPAEVSPLAVLVYSMLSHPKITEILDEVNDWTDFTQHFSHLKNEVIRPDTRLLLTTILSDGINLGLSKMADVCPGVTKSSLEGIQAWYIRDETYSAALAELVNAQGKQPMAIYWGQGTTSSSDGQNFKVGSIGRYAGQVNPKYGQDPGVQFYTHISDQYSPFYTRVISRVRDSTHILDGLLYHESDLEIREHYTDTSGFTDHVFAIMHLLGFEFCPRIRDLHDKRLFIQGKAQQYTGLQYIISANSLNLKDIESNWDDVLRLATSISQGTVTASLMLKKLASYPKQNGLAKALREIGRIERTLFMLNWFRDPALRRRVQKGLNKGESRNALARAVFMHRLGEIRDRSLENQSYRASGLTLLTAAITLWNTVYIERAVDSLKKQGIKINDQLLSHLSPLGWEHINLTGDYIWTRKRKLKSGKFRPLRPANIQNYKNSLNVQ from the coding sequence ATGCCTAGGAGACAAATTCTTTCTCAATCAGAAAGAGCATCATTACTAGCTTTACCTGAGGATGAACTTACGTTGATCCGCATGACTTATTTCAGCGAACAGGATTTAGCGCTTATTAATACGCACCGCAAGCCAGCCAATAGGTTCGGTTTTTCTGTCTTGCTTTGTTATCTGAAGAACATAGGGATTATCCCAGATAAAAAATCACTACTTTCCGATTTTTTACTCAAGCATATCGCTAGCAGACTTAGTTTATCAAATGAACTTTGGAAAGATTACGCATTAGGAAGAGGCACCACTCGCAGGGAACATTTAGTAGAGATATACCGCTATCTAGGACTAAAAAAATTTACACAACAAATTCAAAATGATTGCATTGCATATTTAATTCCACTTGCAACACGCACTGACAAGGGTATTCTGCTGGCACAAGAACTTCTAAAGTATATACAGCGGAATTGCGTGATTATTCCCACTATTGATGTACTGGAGCGAACGTGCTCAAAGGCCATGGCTGCTGGTGATAAAATAGTATTCTCGGAACTGAATGCTCGGCTTATTCCAGAGCATAAAGTTATTCTAGACAACCTTCTGATTGCATCAAATAATCATCTTTCACGTCTAGCTTGGATGCTTCAACCTCCTGGTAACATTAACGGAAAAAATGTATTACAGCACATTGAACGCCTGAATACGATCGTTGCAATGGACTTACCGGTAGGGATCGGACGTTTAGTTCATCAGAATCGGTTACTGAAACTGGCCCGTGAGGGTCGGAATATGAGCAGCCGAGATTTGACTAAGTTCTCATCAAGCAGACGATACGCTATTCTGATATGTGTGATTGAAGAAGCCAGAGCTACACTTACAGATGAGATCATCGATCTGCATGAGCGTATCTTGAACAGTATGTTCAGCCGGGCTAAAAGGACTCAGGCAGAGCGACTCCAGCAGACAGGTAAACTTATCCAGTCTAAACTGTACCAGTATATTGCTGTTGGTCAGGCATTAACTGAAGCCCGTGAATCCGGAGAAGATCCATGGACTGCTATTGAACATGTTATCCCATGGCAAGAATTTATTACCAGTCTAGAAGAAACCCGTTTTTTGACCAAAAAAAGTAATTTTGATCCACTGCATATTGTTATTGAGAAATATAGTACGTTACGTAAATACGCTCCAAGAATGTTGTCTGTATTGGAACTGAATGCCGCTCCGGCTGCACAGCCACTAGCTGATGCTCTGACAGTCATCAGAGAAATGTATCATAAACAGTTACGAAAGGTTCCACCAATGGCACCGTTGGATTTTATTCCTGAAAGCTGGAGGAAAGTGATTATTGCACCCACCGGAATAAATAGACAGTACTATGAATTTTGCGCTCTTAACGAACTGAAAGGCGCGCTTCGTTCAGGGGATATCTGGGTAAAAGGTTCTCGCCGATATAAAAATTTTGACGATTACCTCATTCCTAAAAATGAGTTTGATAAGTTGATTCAGAATCATGAGTTACCACTTCCTGGCCTTTTTTATTACAGTGAATATATCGGTAATCGTCTAAAATTATTGAAATCGCGGCTCGAAGAGGTAAATGATATGGCCGTTAGTGGTAATTTACCTGATGTGGAAATATCTAACAAAGGAGTGAAGGTCACGCCATTGGATAATAGCGTTCCTGCAGAGGTTTCACCGCTAGCAGTTCTGGTTTATAGTATGCTGTCTCATCCTAAAATTACAGAAATACTTGATGAAGTAAACGACTGGACGGATTTTACTCAACATTTTTCTCATCTCAAAAATGAAGTGATTCGCCCTGATACTCGACTTCTTCTAACCACTATACTTTCAGATGGAATCAACCTAGGACTTAGTAAAATGGCAGATGTCTGTCCTGGAGTGACCAAATCTTCACTGGAAGGTATTCAGGCCTGGTATATACGTGATGAAACGTATTCAGCTGCTCTTGCTGAACTAGTTAATGCACAAGGAAAGCAACCTATGGCTATATACTGGGGTCAGGGTACTACATCATCCTCAGACGGTCAGAATTTTAAAGTGGGTAGCATAGGACGTTATGCTGGACAGGTAAACCCTAAATATGGTCAGGATCCGGGGGTTCAGTTTTACACCCATATCTCAGATCAATATAGTCCTTTTTATACCAGGGTTATCAGCCGGGTAAGGGATTCAACTCATATACTCGATGGCTTGCTGTATCACGAAAGTGATCTAGAAATCCGGGAACACTATACCGATACATCTGGTTTCACCGATCATGTATTTGCCATTATGCACCTACTTGGTTTTGAATTCTGCCCAAGAATTCGAGATCTACATGACAAACGACTTTTCATTCAAGGCAAAGCTCAACAATACACTGGACTTCAGTATATTATATCTGCAAACAGCCTGAATCTGAAAGATATCGAATCAAACTGGGATGATGTGCTTCGTCTAGCTACCTCGATCAGCCAGGGGACAGTTACTGCATCCCTAATGCTCAAGAAGTTGGCCAGTTATCCAAAACAGAACGGTCTGGCAAAAGCTCTCAGAGAAATCGGGAGAATAGAAAGAACATTATTCATGCTGAACTGGTTTCGAGATCCAGCATTGCGCCGACGTGTACAAAAAGGGCTGAATAAAGGAGAATCCCGTAATGCCCTTGCCCGTGCGGTCTTTATGCACAGGTTGGGTGAAATCAGGGACAGAAGTCTGGAAAATCAGAGCTACCGTGCCAGTGGACTAACACTGCTCACAGCTGCCATCACACTATGGAATACGGTCTACATCGAAAGAGCTGTAGACTCTCTAAAAAAACAGGGAATAAAAATCAATGATCAATTGTTATCACATCTATCTCCATTAGGATGGGAGCATATCAATTTGACAGGAGATTATATCTGGACAAGAAAGCGAAAACTAAAATCAGGTAAGTTCCGACCTCTACGACCGGCTAACATACAAAACTACAAAAACAGTCTTAACGTACAATAA